In Pectobacterium aroidearum, the following are encoded in one genomic region:
- a CDS encoding DUF2058 domain-containing protein, producing the protein MTKLTLQEQMLKAGLVTSKKMAKVQRTAKKSRVQAREAREAVEENKKAQLERDKQLSEQQKQAVLSKEYKAQVKQLIEMSRINIAKGNIGFNFTDNNVIKKIEVDKLTQAQLINGRLAIARLVVDGSGESEYAIIPAVVADKIAQRDASSIVLNSALSQEEQDEDDPYADFKVPDDLMW; encoded by the coding sequence ATGACAAAACTCACCTTACAAGAGCAGATGCTAAAAGCTGGATTAGTGACCAGCAAAAAAATGGCCAAAGTCCAAAGAACGGCGAAAAAATCACGCGTTCAGGCTCGTGAGGCAAGAGAGGCTGTAGAAGAAAATAAAAAAGCTCAGCTTGAGCGTGATAAACAGCTAAGCGAACAACAAAAACAGGCTGTGTTATCTAAAGAGTATAAAGCTCAGGTGAAGCAGCTCATTGAAATGAGCAGAATCAACATTGCAAAAGGTAATATTGGTTTTAATTTCACCGATAATAACGTCATTAAAAAAATAGAAGTGGATAAGCTAACTCAAGCCCAGCTGATTAACGGTCGTCTCGCGATTGCTCGACTGGTGGTTGATGGCAGCGGTGAGAGTGAATACGCGATTATCCCCGCAGTTGTTGCGGATAAAATTGCGCAGCGGGACGCGAGTAGTATTGTATTAAATAGTGCGCTGAGTCAGGAAGAGCAAGACGAAGACGATCCGTATGCTGATTTTAAAGTGCCTGATGATTTGATGTGGTAA
- a CDS encoding cold-shock protein, whose product MAMNGTITTWFKDKGFGFIKDENGENRYFHVIKVANPDLIKKDAAVTFEPTTNNKGLSAYAVKVLPESKYIYIAGERLKLTSIKSYLVYSEEVPVDSGIDKENAVLSVGILMNSIRPKSTAKPGEMRSIKKLAITTFQGTTLIFSEDEIDIDATVKLLKF is encoded by the coding sequence ATGGCGATGAACGGAACGATCACAACCTGGTTTAAAGATAAAGGTTTTGGATTTATCAAAGATGAAAACGGTGAGAACCGGTATTTTCATGTGATTAAGGTCGCCAACCCTGATCTGATTAAGAAAGATGCGGCGGTCACTTTCGAGCCCACCACAAATAACAAGGGACTGTCGGCCTATGCGGTGAAGGTTTTACCGGAAAGCAAATACATCTATATCGCGGGTGAGCGCCTTAAGCTCACGTCGATCAAGTCTTATCTGGTTTACAGCGAAGAAGTGCCCGTCGATAGCGGTATTGATAAAGAAAATGCGGTGCTGTCTGTGGGGATACTGATGAATAGTATCAGGCCGAAATCAACCGCTAAGCCGGGTGAAATGCGCTCGATAAAAAAACTGGCGATCACGACCTTCCAGGGAACGACGTTAATCTTCTCGGAAGATGAGATAGACATCGATGCTACGGTGAAATTGCTCAAGTTCTGA
- a CDS encoding tetratricopeptide repeat protein has product MKRQVSVFIASPGDLSNERNHFRDVINQLNVGFGDGANVEFKALGWEDTLASTGRRNQSVINEEVDKCDVFILVMNRRWGQSAPDAGPYSSYTEEEFHRALERWKKEGKPEIFVFFKRVDAQSEADPGPQLKKVMDFRKQLEETRQVFYRYFEDEKSFVSEVDKHLRAFAKDELPSSDKQRDMIVLPLLALEEVEKAKSLVAAKIEEAKQAHDAEKEALLKVDAMQLQIAEDAANLSRDGRIEFARQKFAVLVVETMNLRVLSLGYEFYQRTGDLDSAFLVLKKWLEICGTNEKSQEVAIAYSNLGNLYQTRGELERAEEMYQKSLAIDEALGSKEGMAIRYGNLGNLYQTRGESERAEAMYQKSLAIDEALGRKEGMASWYGNLGVLYHTRGELERAEVMYQKSLTINEALGREEGMANNYGGLGALYQIRGELERAEAMYQQSLTINEALGRKVGMASDYGNLGILYSTRGEFERAEAMLQQSLVINEALGRKEGMANQYGNLGVLYKDRGELERAEAMYQKSLAINETIGRKDGMASQYSNLGSLYKSRGEVERAEEMYQKSLAINEVLGRKVGMASDYGNLGVLYQTKGEPERAEAMYLKSLAAHEALGHKEGMASQYSNLGILYQIRGEPERAEEMYQKSLAIYEALGHKEGMASNYGNLGNLYLTRGEFERAEELY; this is encoded by the coding sequence ATGAAAAGACAAGTGTCTGTTTTTATTGCTTCTCCTGGAGATCTTTCTAATGAAAGAAACCATTTTAGAGATGTAATTAATCAATTAAATGTCGGTTTCGGTGATGGTGCCAATGTTGAGTTCAAGGCGTTGGGCTGGGAAGATACTTTGGCATCTACAGGTCGAAGAAATCAATCTGTCATTAATGAAGAAGTTGACAAATGCGATGTTTTTATCTTGGTAATGAACAGACGTTGGGGGCAATCGGCTCCTGATGCCGGACCCTATTCTTCTTATACCGAAGAGGAATTTCATCGTGCTCTTGAACGGTGGAAAAAAGAAGGAAAGCCTGAAATATTTGTCTTTTTTAAGCGTGTAGATGCTCAATCAGAGGCGGATCCTGGTCCCCAACTCAAAAAAGTAATGGATTTTAGAAAGCAATTAGAGGAAACAAGGCAAGTATTTTATCGCTATTTTGAAGATGAAAAATCATTTGTCAGTGAAGTGGATAAACATCTTCGCGCCTTTGCAAAGGATGAGTTGCCAAGCTCCGATAAACAACGCGATATGATAGTTCTTCCGTTGCTTGCATTGGAAGAAGTTGAGAAAGCAAAGAGCCTTGTGGCAGCTAAAATCGAAGAAGCAAAGCAAGCTCATGATGCTGAGAAAGAAGCTCTTCTAAAGGTTGATGCTATGCAACTTCAAATCGCTGAGGATGCTGCTAATTTATCTCGCGATGGAAGAATTGAATTCGCACGCCAAAAGTTTGCGGTGCTTGTTGTTGAAACTATGAATCTTCGTGTTTTGTCCCTTGGTTATGAATTTTATCAACGTACTGGCGATTTAGACTCGGCATTTTTAGTTTTGAAAAAGTGGCTAGAGATATGTGGAACAAATGAAAAATCGCAGGAGGTAGCAATTGCTTATAGCAATCTTGGGAATCTGTATCAGACCAGAGGCGAACTTGAACGTGCTGAAGAGATGTACCAGAAATCCTTGGCTATCGATGAAGCACTAGGTAGCAAAGAGGGCATGGCAATCCGATATGGTAATCTCGGGAACCTGTATCAGACCAGAGGCGAATCTGAGCGCGCTGAAGCGATGTATCAGAAATCCTTGGCTATCGATGAGGCGTTAGGTCGTAAAGAGGGGATGGCAAGTTGGTATGGTAACCTTGGAGTTCTGTATCACACCAGAGGTGAACTTGAACGCGCGGAAGTAATGTACCAGAAATCCTTGACTATCAATGAGGCACTAGGCCGAGAAGAGGGCATGGCAAATAACTATGGTGGTCTTGGGGCTCTGTATCAAATCAGAGGTGAACTTGAGCGCGCTGAAGCGATGTACCAGCAATCCTTGACTATTAATGAGGCGCTAGGTCGCAAAGTGGGCATGGCAAGTGACTATGGTAATCTCGGAATTCTGTATAGCACCAGAGGTGAATTTGAGCGCGCTGAAGCAATGCTCCAGCAATCCTTGGTTATCAATGAGGCGTTAGGCCGTAAAGAGGGCATGGCAAATCAGTATGGTAATCTCGGAGTCTTGTATAAGGACAGAGGCGAACTTGAGCGTGCTGAAGCAATGTACCAGAAATCCTTGGCTATTAATGAGACGATAGGCCGTAAAGATGGGATGGCAAGCCAGTATAGTAATCTTGGATCTCTGTATAAAAGCAGAGGCGAAGTTGAACGCGCAGAAGAGATGTACCAGAAGTCCTTGGCTATCAATGAGGTGCTAGGCCGCAAAGTGGGTATGGCAAGTGACTATGGTAATCTTGGAGTCCTGTATCAGACCAAAGGTGAACCTGAACGTGCTGAAGCAATGTACCTGAAATCCTTGGCGGCACATGAGGCGTTAGGCCATAAAGAGGGCATGGCAAGCCAGTATAGCAATCTCGGAATCCTGTATCAGATCAGAGGTGAACCTGAGCGTGCTGAAGAGATGTACCAGAAATCATTAGCGATCTATGAGGCGCTAGGCCACAAAGAGGGCATGGCAAGTAACTATGGTAATCTCGGAAATCTGTATCTGACCAGAGGCGAATTTGAACGCGCTGAAGAGCTATACTAA
- a CDS encoding glycoside hydrolase family 1 protein, with the protein MSERFPHGFMWGGATAANQVEGAYNIDGKGLSIVDAIPGGKARLSIVASDAFDFTLDEQRYTYPNHKGIDHYHRFREDIALFAEMGFKCYRFSIAWTRIYPNGIEQQPNEAGLSHYEQVIDTCIAHGIEPVITISHYEMPLHLATAFGGWKNRELISHFERFARTVLERFGHKVKYWMTFNEINSAAHFPIMSQGLTVQTGALEPQAKFQAWHNQFVASSLAVKIAHETNPQIQIGCMILFATNYAYDCNPVNQLATLKETQAFNFYCADVQAGGKYPYYAKSLWQSLGVTLDIQPGDLELIKQHTVDYIGFSYYMSSTIYKTDPDAAAAHGNLLGGARNPFLEASEWGWEIDPVGLRIALNQLYDRYEKPLFIVENGLGAVDKLNEERYIADDYRINYLRQHIEAMADAIADGVELMGYTPWGCIDLVSMSTGEMSKRYGFIYVDLDDTIAGSGNRYKKKSFHWYKKVIATNGSDIS; encoded by the coding sequence ATGAGCGAAAGATTTCCGCACGGCTTTATGTGGGGCGGCGCCACCGCAGCGAATCAGGTCGAAGGGGCCTACAATATCGACGGCAAAGGGTTGTCGATTGTGGATGCTATTCCCGGCGGTAAAGCGCGTTTAAGCATCGTGGCTTCCGACGCGTTTGATTTCACGCTGGATGAACAGCGCTACACCTATCCTAATCATAAAGGCATCGATCACTATCATCGCTTCCGCGAGGATATCGCGCTGTTCGCCGAGATGGGTTTCAAATGCTATCGCTTCTCCATTGCCTGGACGCGCATTTACCCGAACGGCATTGAGCAACAGCCCAACGAAGCGGGGCTAAGCCACTATGAACAGGTGATTGATACCTGCATCGCTCATGGTATCGAGCCCGTGATTACGATCTCTCACTATGAAATGCCGTTGCATCTTGCCACCGCCTTTGGCGGCTGGAAAAACCGTGAGCTAATCAGTCATTTTGAGCGCTTTGCCCGCACGGTGCTGGAGCGCTTTGGCCACAAAGTGAAATACTGGATGACCTTTAACGAGATCAACAGTGCTGCCCATTTCCCGATTATGAGTCAGGGACTAACGGTGCAAACCGGCGCACTGGAGCCACAGGCTAAATTTCAGGCGTGGCATAACCAGTTTGTTGCCAGCAGCCTGGCGGTGAAGATTGCGCATGAGACGAATCCGCAGATCCAGATTGGCTGTATGATTCTGTTTGCCACGAATTACGCCTATGACTGTAACCCCGTCAATCAACTGGCGACGCTGAAAGAGACTCAGGCCTTTAATTTCTACTGTGCGGACGTGCAGGCGGGCGGGAAATATCCTTACTACGCGAAAAGCCTGTGGCAGTCGCTGGGCGTCACGCTGGATATTCAGCCGGGCGATCTGGAACTTATTAAACAGCACACCGTCGATTACATCGGCTTTAGCTACTACATGTCTTCTACCATCTATAAAACTGACCCGGATGCAGCGGCGGCGCACGGCAACCTGCTGGGCGGAGCGCGTAATCCGTTCCTGGAAGCCAGCGAGTGGGGTTGGGAAATTGACCCGGTGGGGCTGCGCATTGCGCTCAATCAACTGTATGACCGCTACGAGAAACCGCTGTTTATCGTCGAAAACGGCTTGGGTGCGGTGGATAAGCTGAATGAAGAGCGCTACATCGCCGATGACTACCGCATCAACTACCTGCGTCAGCACATCGAAGCGATGGCCGATGCGATTGCCGACGGTGTTGAGCTGATGGGATATACCCCGTGGGGCTGCATCGATCTGGTCAGCATGTCTACCGGTGAGATGAGCAAACGCTACGGCTTTATCTATGTCGATCTGGATGACACGATCGCCGGCAGCGGCAACCGCTATAAGAAGAAATCGTTCCACTGGTATAAGAAAGTGATTGCCACTAACGGCAGCGATATCAGTTAA
- a CDS encoding helix-turn-helix domain-containing protein has translation MKFLDIGEIAEKSGLTPSALRYYEEIGLIASVSRHGLRRQFAEDVLLQLRLITLGKSAGFSLQEIAGMFNKNGMPDLPRTVLHKKADEIDQQIHELKILRDTLRHVADCSAPSHMECPTFRKLVETTHRKSQMRDKTNKSATRKAPQKTKK, from the coding sequence ATGAAATTTCTGGATATTGGAGAAATCGCGGAGAAGAGTGGGCTCACGCCTTCGGCGCTGCGTTACTACGAGGAAATCGGGCTGATTGCTTCGGTGTCCCGGCATGGGCTCCGGCGGCAGTTTGCTGAAGACGTGCTGCTGCAACTCAGGCTAATTACGCTGGGGAAATCGGCGGGGTTTTCACTACAGGAAATCGCTGGCATGTTTAACAAGAATGGGATGCCAGATTTGCCCCGCACTGTGCTGCATAAGAAAGCTGATGAAATCGACCAGCAAATTCATGAGTTAAAGATATTGCGTGACACGCTGCGGCACGTCGCCGATTGTTCTGCACCATCGCATATGGAATGCCCGACGTTCAGGAAACTTGTCGAGACCACGCATCGAAAGAGCCAGATGCGGGATAAAACGAACAAGTCAGCCACTCGTAAGGCGCCCCAGAAGACGAAAAAATAA
- a CDS encoding MFS transporter — MIINQPDEPEQAKPGVTLTLALAILAASLGTSIANIALPTLTETFSAPFAQVQAVVIAYLAAMALSVVIAGRLGDRYGLKPVFVAGLGLFSVASLLCAIAPHLWQLIGARALQGIGAAFLMTLGMALLRQTAGENHVGRAMGILGTVSALGTALGPSVGGFLLTAAGWRSLFWVQIPLVTIVLLLAFTQLPDTPVNKKAQRSDAPSTRKISLLPHLTINATIASVMMTTLIVGPYYLGLGLGLQETQVGVVMAIGPAIAIFCGIPSGRLVDTWGFGRALTGGITLVVTGTFMLAILPNLFGVAGYILAIIVLTPGYQLFLAANNTATLAEVPGHQRGTVSGLLNLSRNLGLIAGASLMGQVFSLGVGTEDFIHATPTALANGMQLTFFLSGGIIVAAIVFFHLPRWKRAPQ; from the coding sequence ATGATAATTAATCAACCAGACGAACCAGAGCAGGCCAAACCGGGCGTCACCCTCACACTGGCGCTCGCAATACTGGCAGCCTCGCTGGGAACGAGCATTGCCAACATCGCCCTTCCAACGCTGACGGAAACATTTTCTGCGCCATTTGCGCAGGTTCAGGCCGTCGTCATCGCCTATCTTGCCGCTATGGCGCTTTCCGTTGTGATCGCTGGCCGCCTTGGCGATCGCTATGGGCTGAAGCCGGTTTTCGTTGCAGGTCTTGGCCTCTTCTCCGTTGCATCGCTGCTGTGTGCCATCGCTCCCCACCTGTGGCAACTTATCGGTGCAAGAGCGCTTCAGGGGATCGGCGCCGCCTTCCTGATGACGCTCGGCATGGCACTGCTGAGGCAGACGGCTGGTGAAAATCATGTCGGACGAGCGATGGGGATACTGGGAACAGTATCCGCACTGGGAACCGCGCTTGGCCCTTCTGTCGGCGGCTTCCTGCTTACGGCAGCAGGATGGCGTAGTCTATTCTGGGTACAGATTCCGCTGGTCACGATCGTCCTGTTGCTGGCTTTCACCCAACTGCCAGACACCCCAGTTAACAAGAAGGCGCAACGTTCAGACGCCCCATCGACTCGGAAAATATCACTTTTGCCGCATCTCACGATCAATGCGACCATCGCCTCTGTCATGATGACGACGTTAATCGTCGGTCCCTATTATCTTGGTCTGGGTCTGGGCTTACAGGAAACGCAGGTAGGCGTGGTGATGGCCATTGGCCCCGCTATTGCGATTTTCTGCGGCATTCCGTCAGGGCGACTAGTCGATACCTGGGGGTTTGGACGGGCTCTTACCGGCGGGATAACCCTCGTGGTTACCGGCACCTTTATGCTGGCGATCTTACCTAATCTGTTCGGCGTCGCGGGATACATCCTTGCCATTATTGTCCTGACGCCAGGCTATCAGCTCTTTCTGGCAGCAAACAACACCGCCACTCTTGCCGAGGTTCCTGGGCACCAACGCGGTACGGTCTCCGGCCTGCTTAACCTGTCGCGCAATCTTGGGTTGATCGCCGGAGCTTCGCTCATGGGACAGGTTTTCTCTCTGGGTGTCGGCACAGAAGATTTTATCCATGCCACGCCAACTGCCCTCGCGAATGGCATGCAGCTCACCTTCTTTCTGTCTGGCGGCATCATCGTTGCCGCCATCGTATTCTTCCATCTGCCAAGATGGAAACGGGCTCCCCAATAA
- a CDS encoding multidrug effflux MFS transporter translates to MTQVQTRPEKTPGLFFIAILSALMAFTSLSTDIYLPAMPVMAKDLQGNAELTITGFLIGFCIAQLIWGPLSDHLGRRMPLFIGMVLFIIGSVGCALSTDMSQIVFWRVFQALGACTGPMLARAMIRDLFSRTRAAQMLSTLIIVMAIAPIAGPLLGGQLIKVTSWHAIFWLLAVIGIAMLMSLRWLPETLPEDRRVKASLPSAFRNYYALLTNTSFMRFTLCLTFYYVAAYAFITGSAFVYITYFGIDPQHYGWLFALNIVGVMGMSVVNRRLVQRYSLEKLLKFAVLIATVASFILAVGAKLHIGGIVLIVVSVFVFFSMNGIIAATSTAAALDAVPNIAGSASALIGSLQYGSGIISSLLLALLSDGTPWTMAWIIALFSAASAVIALTTRERGTTA, encoded by the coding sequence ATGACTCAGGTTCAGACCCGCCCGGAAAAAACGCCAGGGCTATTTTTTATTGCCATTCTCAGTGCGCTGATGGCATTTACGTCCTTATCGACAGACATTTATTTACCTGCCATGCCCGTCATGGCGAAAGATTTACAGGGCAATGCAGAGCTAACCATCACCGGCTTTTTAATCGGCTTTTGCATCGCGCAGCTGATTTGGGGGCCGTTGAGCGATCATCTGGGACGCCGGATGCCGCTGTTTATTGGTATGGTTCTGTTTATCATCGGCTCTGTCGGCTGCGCCCTGTCTACGGATATGTCGCAAATCGTTTTTTGGCGAGTCTTTCAGGCGTTGGGCGCGTGTACTGGCCCAATGCTGGCTCGCGCGATGATTCGCGACCTCTTTAGCCGCACACGCGCAGCGCAAATGCTCTCGACGCTCATTATCGTGATGGCGATTGCGCCCATTGCCGGACCGTTACTCGGCGGGCAGTTAATCAAAGTGACATCATGGCATGCCATTTTTTGGCTACTGGCGGTGATTGGTATCGCGATGCTGATGTCATTACGCTGGCTGCCTGAAACGTTACCCGAAGACAGACGGGTGAAGGCATCATTACCCAGCGCCTTTCGCAACTATTATGCGCTGCTGACGAACACCAGCTTCATGCGTTTCACCTTATGTCTGACGTTCTATTATGTCGCCGCCTACGCTTTTATTACCGGTTCGGCCTTTGTCTACATCACCTACTTCGGTATTGATCCGCAGCATTACGGCTGGCTATTTGCGCTGAATATCGTCGGCGTGATGGGCATGAGCGTGGTCAACCGTCGTCTGGTTCAGCGCTACTCGCTAGAAAAGCTGCTTAAATTTGCCGTACTGATCGCGACTGTCGCTTCGTTCATTCTGGCTGTCGGCGCAAAGCTGCATATCGGGGGAATAGTGCTGATTGTGGTCTCGGTGTTCGTCTTCTTCTCGATGAACGGCATCATCGCTGCCACTTCTACCGCCGCCGCGCTTGACGCGGTGCCCAATATTGCCGGTTCAGCATCAGCACTGATCGGATCGCTACAGTACGGCAGCGGCATTATCTCTTCGCTATTGCTTGCGCTACTGAGCGATGGAACACCGTGGACGATGGCGTGGATCATCGCCCTGTTTTCCGCAGCCAGTGCGGTAATTGCGCTGACTACGCGGGAACGAGGAACTACAGCGTGA
- a CDS encoding transcriptional regulator, with protein MGRTLEQLLADEKPEVIIDAHALAADMLLNIHLAELRERVQKTQVDMAQTLGLKQPTVAVMEKPGRDLKLSTLKRYVEATGSKLRLDVELPDGSHYVFTL; from the coding sequence ATGGGCAGAACGCTGGAACAGCTTCTTGCGGATGAAAAACCAGAGGTCATCATTGATGCTCACGCTCTTGCGGCAGATATGTTGCTCAATATTCACCTCGCTGAACTGCGTGAGAGGGTGCAAAAAACGCAAGTAGACATGGCGCAGACGCTTGGATTAAAGCAGCCGACCGTGGCGGTAATGGAGAAACCCGGTCGCGATCTGAAACTTTCCACACTCAAACGCTATGTCGAGGCGACCGGCAGTAAGCTGCGTCTTGATGTTGAGCTGCCGGACGGCTCTCATTACGTGTTCACGCTGTAG
- a CDS encoding type II toxin-antitoxin system RelE/ParE family toxin: protein MWRIETTDAFDRWLSALNDMDRACVLAALIVLREKGPMLPRPYADTVKGSRYSNMKELRIQSRGMPIRAFFAFDTHRRGILLCAGNKSGNEKRFYEEMIPFADREFTNYLKK from the coding sequence GTGTGGAGAATTGAAACGACGGACGCGTTTGATCGCTGGTTAAGCGCACTAAACGATATGGATCGAGCTTGTGTGCTTGCAGCACTTATCGTACTACGGGAAAAGGGGCCCATGTTACCTCGGCCTTATGCTGATACGGTCAAAGGTTCCCGCTATAGCAACATGAAAGAGCTGCGTATTCAGAGCCGAGGGATGCCGATACGGGCATTTTTTGCTTTCGACACACATCGTAGAGGGATCCTGCTTTGTGCAGGTAATAAGTCTGGTAATGAAAAACGCTTTTACGAAGAGATGATCCCGTTTGCCGATCGAGAATTCACCAATTATCTGAAAAAATAG
- a CDS encoding helix-turn-helix domain-containing protein, whose protein sequence is MQPGHAEMTNDTSINDAVNPETSSAESLDDAAFDHPCPIRDVLDRIGDRWSLLILEALAQKTLRFNELHRHIDDISRQMLSRTLKRLEADGFIHRTIYAEVPPRVEYTLTPLGHSFLQPMQLLIQWADKNHAEICRSRRQARQRDA, encoded by the coding sequence ATGCAACCAGGTCACGCAGAAATGACTAATGACACATCCATCAATGACGCGGTTAACCCAGAAACGTCGTCAGCGGAAAGCCTCGACGATGCTGCATTTGACCATCCTTGTCCGATCCGTGATGTGTTGGATCGCATTGGCGACCGGTGGAGCCTGTTAATACTGGAGGCACTGGCGCAAAAGACGCTGCGTTTTAACGAATTACATCGCCATATTGACGATATTTCGCGCCAGATGCTGTCACGCACGTTAAAACGGCTAGAGGCGGATGGATTTATTCATCGGACGATTTATGCGGAAGTTCCCCCACGCGTGGAATACACGCTGACGCCATTAGGGCACTCCTTTTTACAGCCCATGCAACTGTTAATTCAGTGGGCCGATAAAAACCATGCCGAGATTTGCCGCTCCCGCCGTCAGGCCAGACAACGCGATGCCTGA
- a CDS encoding NAD(P)-dependent oxidoreductase, with translation MSHIALIGASGGAGSRILKELSDRGHTVTAIARHPEKIASLPNVTAKQGDALDKDALVALFKGHDAVVSAVKFGSSDPTTLIAAVKTAGVKRYLVVGGAGSLEIAPGQRLIDQPDFPDAYRPEASRGAAFLDLLKQEKDLDWSFLSPSAEFVPGQRTGTFRLGKDALLSNDKGSSISFEDYAVALVDEIENPAHSRQRFTVGY, from the coding sequence ATGTCACATATCGCACTCATTGGCGCCTCAGGCGGTGCCGGTTCACGCATTCTTAAAGAGTTATCTGACCGTGGACATACGGTCACCGCCATTGCACGTCATCCAGAAAAAATCGCCTCGCTGCCGAACGTCACCGCTAAGCAGGGGGATGCACTGGACAAGGATGCACTGGTCGCCTTATTCAAAGGGCATGATGCCGTGGTCAGCGCCGTTAAATTTGGTTCGTCCGATCCAACAACGCTGATTGCCGCCGTTAAAACCGCAGGCGTAAAACGCTATCTGGTCGTCGGCGGCGCGGGGAGTCTGGAAATTGCACCGGGTCAACGTTTGATCGATCAGCCGGACTTCCCTGATGCTTACCGCCCTGAAGCTTCTCGTGGTGCAGCTTTCCTCGACTTGTTAAAACAAGAGAAGGATCTTGATTGGTCATTCCTCTCTCCGTCCGCCGAATTTGTTCCCGGCCAGCGCACAGGCACCTTCCGCCTCGGCAAAGATGCGCTGCTAAGTAATGATAAAGGCAGCAGCATCTCCTTCGAAGACTATGCTGTCGCGCTGGTTGATGAAATTGAAAACCCGGCACATTCTCGTCAGCGCTTTACCGTGGGTTATTAA
- the yghU gene encoding glutathione-dependent disulfide-bond oxidoreductase: MATSPTYVPPKVWQPASSGGAFANINRPIAGPTHEKALPVGKHPLQLYSLATPNGVKVTIMLEELLALGHSGAEYDAWLIKIGDGDQFSSGFVDVNPNSKIPALLDQSGDKPVRVFESGSILVYLAEKFGALLPNDLATRTETLNWLFWQMGSAPYVGGGFGHFYAYAPEKFEYPINRFTMETKRQLDVLNRRLAESRYLAGDSYTIADIAVWPWYGGLVQNALYSAAEFLSAHEYTHVIRWADEIAARPAVIRGRKVNRTWGEESEQVAERHQASDLD, translated from the coding sequence ATGGCTACGTCCCCAACCTATGTGCCGCCAAAAGTCTGGCAGCCCGCCTCTTCCGGTGGCGCCTTCGCCAATATTAACCGTCCTATAGCCGGTCCGACGCACGAAAAAGCGCTGCCCGTTGGCAAACATCCGCTTCAGCTTTACTCGCTGGCGACGCCAAACGGCGTGAAAGTGACGATCATGCTGGAAGAGCTGCTGGCGCTGGGCCATTCGGGTGCGGAGTACGATGCCTGGCTGATTAAGATCGGCGATGGCGATCAGTTCTCCAGCGGATTTGTTGACGTCAATCCGAACTCTAAAATCCCGGCGTTGCTTGATCAAAGCGGCGACAAACCGGTTCGCGTGTTTGAGTCCGGTTCCATTCTGGTGTACCTGGCCGAGAAATTTGGCGCGCTGCTGCCGAACGATCTCGCAACACGCACAGAAACCCTGAACTGGCTCTTCTGGCAGATGGGCTCCGCCCCTTACGTTGGCGGTGGATTCGGCCATTTCTACGCCTACGCGCCAGAAAAATTTGAATACCCGATCAACCGTTTCACGATGGAAACCAAGCGCCAGTTGGATGTACTCAACCGTCGACTGGCTGAAAGCCGCTATCTGGCTGGCGACAGCTATACGATCGCCGATATCGCGGTGTGGCCGTGGTACGGTGGGTTGGTGCAAAACGCGCTGTACTCTGCCGCAGAGTTCCTGTCCGCACATGAATACACGCATGTGATCCGTTGGGCTGACGAGATTGCCGCCCGTCCGGCAGTGATTCGCGGTCGTAAGGTCAACCGCACCTGGGGTGAAGAATCAGAACAGGTCGCTGAGCGTCATCAGGCATCCGATCTGGATTAA